The Streptomyces sp. SS1-1 genome has a segment encoding these proteins:
- a CDS encoding NADPH-dependent FMN reductase: MSVRILALVGSLRAGSHNRQLAEAAVKLAPEGAEVVLFEGLADIPFYNEDIDVEGGVPATAAALREAAQSADGFLLFSPEYNGTIPAVLKNAIDWLSRPYGAGAFGGKPVAVIGTAFGQYGGVWAQDEARKAVGIAGGKVLEDVKLSIPGSVTRFAETHPADDAEVAAQLAEVIAHIHGHAGEKIAA; encoded by the coding sequence ATGTCTGTTCGCATCCTCGCGCTCGTCGGCAGCCTTCGCGCCGGTTCGCACAACCGTCAGCTGGCGGAGGCGGCCGTCAAGCTCGCTCCCGAGGGCGCCGAGGTCGTGCTGTTCGAGGGCCTGGCCGACATCCCCTTCTACAACGAGGACATCGACGTCGAGGGCGGTGTCCCCGCCACGGCCGCCGCGCTGCGCGAGGCCGCCCAGTCCGCCGACGGCTTCCTGCTCTTCTCCCCCGAGTACAACGGCACCATCCCGGCCGTCCTGAAGAACGCCATCGACTGGCTGTCCCGCCCGTACGGCGCCGGCGCCTTCGGCGGCAAGCCGGTGGCCGTGATCGGCACCGCGTTCGGCCAGTACGGCGGCGTGTGGGCGCAGGACGAGGCCCGCAAGGCCGTGGGCATCGCCGGCGGCAAGGTGCTGGAGGACGTCAAGCTGTCCATCCCGGGCTCCGTGACCCGCTTCGCCGAGACGCACCCGGCCGACGACGCCGAGGTCGCCGCCCAGCTGGCCGAGGTCATCGCGCACATCCACGGCCACGCGGGCGAGAAGATCGCCGCCTGA
- a CDS encoding fructosamine kinase family protein has protein sequence MHSSFDSPGAAAAHFTGRSVTGERPLTATLTEVTLDDGRVVVVKRGDGEGAARAEAAGLRWLADARSVRVPRVHGHDARWLVTDRVATGRPGAAAADRFGRDLAALHAAGAPAFGAPPPGGPEDAYIGRAAMRNTTGPDWPAWYAEHRVLPYVRGAVDTGTLRPAEAAVFEQVCARLPELAGPAEPPARLHGDLWNGNVLWGADGHVRLIDPAAHGGHRETDLAMLQLFGCPHLDRVLDAYRERAPLADGWTARVGLHQLFPLLVHAVLFGRGYAEQALTAARAALRS, from the coding sequence GTGCACAGCAGCTTCGACAGCCCGGGCGCGGCGGCCGCGCACTTCACGGGGCGTTCCGTGACCGGTGAACGGCCCCTGACCGCGACGCTGACCGAAGTGACCCTGGACGACGGGCGCGTGGTCGTGGTCAAGCGCGGCGACGGCGAGGGGGCCGCCCGGGCCGAGGCCGCCGGACTGCGCTGGCTGGCCGACGCCCGCTCCGTGCGCGTCCCCCGGGTCCACGGCCACGACGCGCGATGGCTCGTCACCGACCGGGTCGCCACCGGCCGGCCCGGCGCGGCGGCCGCCGACCGGTTCGGCCGGGACCTCGCCGCACTCCACGCCGCGGGCGCCCCCGCGTTCGGCGCGCCCCCACCCGGCGGACCCGAGGACGCGTACATCGGCCGCGCCGCGATGCGCAACACCACCGGCCCCGACTGGCCCGCCTGGTACGCCGAGCACCGCGTCCTGCCGTACGTCCGCGGGGCCGTCGACACGGGCACGCTGCGCCCCGCCGAGGCGGCCGTGTTCGAGCAGGTCTGCGCCCGGCTGCCCGAGCTGGCGGGTCCCGCCGAACCACCCGCGCGCCTGCACGGCGACCTGTGGAACGGCAATGTGCTGTGGGGCGCCGACGGGCACGTCCGGCTGATCGACCCGGCCGCGCACGGCGGGCACCGCGAGACGGACCTCGCGATGCTCCAGCTCTTCGGCTGCCCCCACCTGGACCGCGTCCTGGACGCATACCGGGAGCGGGCGCCGCTCGCCGACGGCTGGACCGCACGCGTCGGCCTGCACCAGCTCTTCCCGCTCCTCGTCCACGCCGTCCTGTTCGGCCGCGGCTACGCCGAACAGGCTCTCACGGCGGCGCGGGCGGCCCTGCGCAGCTAG
- a CDS encoding helix-turn-helix domain-containing protein, producing the protein MTATELGRALRRWRDRVPPQAAGLPTGGHRRAAGLRREELALLAGISADYVTRLEQGRASNPSAQIVEALARALRLSADERAHLFRLAELAPPGPETVPGQLTPSVRRLLDRLSGTPVGVHDASWTLLEANPPYAALMGDPRELRGFERNGVWRAFLGPRGRVRHTEREHREFQAGIVADLRATVSRYPEDPRLRELVARLRERSARFAELWESGAVGRHETGRKVVDHPEAGPLTLDCDILAVSGSDLRLMVYTAEPGTPDAERLAQLSAGLTPVS; encoded by the coding sequence ATGACGGCGACGGAACTCGGGCGGGCCCTGCGCCGCTGGCGGGACCGGGTCCCCCCGCAGGCCGCGGGGCTGCCCACGGGCGGGCACCGCAGGGCGGCCGGGCTGCGCCGTGAGGAACTGGCCCTGCTGGCCGGGATCTCGGCCGACTACGTCACCCGGCTCGAACAGGGCCGGGCGAGCAACCCGTCCGCGCAGATCGTGGAGGCGCTGGCCCGCGCCCTGCGGCTGTCGGCGGACGAACGCGCGCATCTGTTCCGGCTGGCGGAGCTGGCGCCGCCCGGCCCGGAGACGGTCCCCGGGCAGCTCACGCCGAGCGTACGGCGGCTGCTGGACCGGCTGAGCGGCACGCCCGTCGGGGTCCACGACGCCTCCTGGACCCTGCTGGAGGCGAACCCGCCGTACGCCGCCCTGATGGGCGACCCGCGCGAGCTGCGCGGGTTCGAACGCAACGGTGTGTGGCGGGCGTTCCTCGGTCCGCGGGGCCGGGTGCGGCACACGGAGCGGGAACACCGGGAGTTCCAGGCGGGGATCGTCGCCGACCTGCGGGCCACGGTCAGCCGTTATCCCGAGGACCCCCGGCTGCGGGAGCTGGTGGCGCGGTTGCGTGAGCGCAGTGCGCGCTTCGCCGAGCTGTGGGAGTCGGGCGCGGTCGGCCGGCACGAGACCGGCCGGAAGGTCGTCGACCACCCCGAGGCGGGCCCCCTCACCCTGGACTGCGACATCCTCGCGGTGTCCGGCAGCGATCTGCGGCTCATGGTCTACACGGCCGAGCCGGGCACCCCGGACGCCGAACGCCTCGCACAGCTCTCGGCCGGTCTGACGCCGGTCTCCTAG
- a CDS encoding GNAT family N-acetyltransferase, which yields MDFDVRPADVFEDVRAVIGPRSPTASVCWCLSHRLPAKAEKQLRGPDRGAYVAGLCRAEPPPGVLAYDGDEPVGWAAVAPRAATSYARSRTIPHVDDLPVWSLWCLRVRPGHRGRGVTHSLIAGAVAFARDRGAPVLEAYPLDNGDARADVTMAYAGLRRNFERAGFAYAADTTSVLAGHPRVLMRLDLRRQAAV from the coding sequence ATGGACTTCGACGTGCGCCCCGCCGACGTCTTCGAGGACGTCCGTGCCGTGATCGGACCCAGGTCGCCCACGGCGAGCGTCTGCTGGTGTCTGAGCCACCGCCTCCCCGCGAAGGCCGAGAAGCAGCTGCGCGGCCCGGACCGCGGCGCGTACGTCGCCGGGCTGTGCCGCGCCGAACCGCCGCCCGGGGTCCTCGCCTACGACGGCGACGAGCCGGTCGGCTGGGCGGCGGTCGCACCCCGCGCGGCCACGTCGTACGCCCGCAGCCGCACGATCCCGCACGTCGACGATCTGCCGGTGTGGTCGTTGTGGTGCCTGCGGGTGCGGCCCGGCCACCGTGGGCGGGGCGTCACCCACTCCCTGATCGCCGGGGCGGTCGCGTTCGCCCGCGACCGGGGGGCGCCGGTGCTGGAGGCGTACCCGCTCGACAACGGGGACGCCCGGGCCGACGTGACCATGGCGTACGCCGGTCTGCGCCGGAACTTCGAGCGGGCCGGTTTCGCGTACGCCGCCGACACCACGTCCGTGCTGGCCGGGCACCCCCGCGTCCTGATGCGGCTCGACCTGCGCCGGCAGGCCGCCGTATGA
- a CDS encoding MarR family winged helix-turn-helix transcriptional regulator, whose amino-acid sequence MTATDPSLTALAQGWCALSLLHGRIEAHIERALQSEHDLSVREYSLLDVLSRQHHGEGGHLQMKQVADAVVLSQSATTRLVTRLEDRGLLSRYLCPTDRRGIYTDVTDAGLRLLDQARPTNDKALREALDDAARNPELAPLVRAVETLHLPA is encoded by the coding sequence ATGACAGCGACGGATCCCTCACTCACCGCCCTCGCCCAGGGCTGGTGCGCCCTCTCCCTGCTCCACGGCAGGATCGAGGCCCACATCGAACGCGCCCTGCAGAGCGAACACGACCTCAGCGTCCGCGAGTACTCCCTGCTCGACGTCCTCAGCCGCCAGCACCACGGCGAAGGCGGACACCTGCAGATGAAACAGGTCGCCGACGCCGTCGTCCTCAGCCAGAGCGCCACCACCCGCCTCGTCACCCGCCTCGAGGACCGCGGCCTGCTCTCCCGCTACCTCTGCCCCACCGACCGACGCGGCATCTACACCGACGTCACCGACGCCGGACTCCGCCTCCTCGACCAGGCCCGCCCCACCAACGACAAAGCCCTCCGCGAAGCCCTCGACGACGCCGCCCGCAACCCCGAACTCGCCCCCCTCGTCCGGGCCGTCGAGACGCTCCACCTGCCCGCCTGA
- a CDS encoding SDR family oxidoreductase has protein sequence MTTTLITGANKGLGLETARRLVGAGHTVYVGARDAERGRAAAERIGARFVLLDVTDDASVQAAAKTVEADGGLDVLVNNAGIELRGPDNSIPAAGDTTADEMRTVFETNVFGVVRVTHAFLPLLQRSPAPVVVNVSSGLASLAGLSDPASPAHFYQALAYPSSKTAVNMITVQYAKAFPALRINAVEPGFTATDLNGRTGTQSVEEGAEVIVRMAQVGPDGPTGGYFDIHGPLPW, from the coding sequence ATGACGACGACACTCATCACCGGAGCGAACAAGGGACTCGGCCTGGAGACGGCCCGCCGGCTCGTCGGGGCCGGTCACACCGTGTACGTCGGCGCCCGGGACGCCGAGCGCGGCCGGGCGGCCGCCGAACGGATCGGCGCGCGGTTCGTGCTGCTCGACGTCACCGACGACGCCTCCGTCCAGGCCGCCGCGAAGACCGTCGAGGCCGACGGCGGGCTCGACGTCCTGGTCAACAACGCCGGCATCGAACTGCGCGGCCCGGACAACAGCATTCCCGCCGCCGGTGACACCACCGCCGACGAGATGCGCACCGTGTTCGAGACCAACGTCTTCGGTGTCGTACGCGTGACCCACGCCTTCCTGCCGCTGCTCCAGCGTTCCCCGGCACCCGTCGTGGTGAACGTCAGCAGCGGCCTCGCCTCGCTGGCCGGGCTGTCCGACCCCGCATCGCCGGCGCACTTCTACCAGGCCCTCGCCTACCCGTCCTCCAAGACGGCGGTCAACATGATCACCGTGCAGTACGCCAAGGCGTTCCCCGCCCTGCGGATCAACGCCGTGGAGCCCGGCTTCACCGCCACCGACCTCAACGGCCGCACCGGCACCCAGAGCGTCGAGGAGGGCGCCGAGGTCATCGTGCGGATGGCGCAGGTCGGCCCCGACGGCCCGACCGGCGGCTACTTCGACATCCACGGGCCGCTGCCCTGGTGA
- a CDS encoding enolase C-terminal domain-like protein → MTQPVVTRLSVYPVAGRDAMLLNLSGAHAPYFTRNVVVLEDSEGRTGLGEVPGGEAITRTLRDAGPLVVGARVGDYQKVLRAIGAAFADRDAGGRGAQTFDQRTTVHAVTAVESALLDLLGQHLEVPVAALLGDGKQRDTVRMLGYLFFVGDADRTGLDYVRDPGSPVDWYRLRYEEALTPDAIVRQAEAAHALYGFRDFKLKGGVLPGPREVEAVRALKDRFPDARITLDPNGAWSLREAVELCRPLVGTLAYAEDPCGAEGGYSGREVLAEFRRATGLPTATNMVATDWRQLTHALALQSVSIPLADPHFWTMQGSVRVAQLCHASGLTWGCHSNNHFDISLAMMAHCGAAAPGEYNALDTHWIWQEGRERLTVEPPRITGGEVAVPDTPGLGVRLDRDRLLAAHELHREKALSGRDDAAGMRYLVEGWTFDPKRPCLVR, encoded by the coding sequence ATGACCCAGCCCGTCGTCACCCGCCTGTCCGTGTATCCGGTCGCCGGACGCGACGCGATGCTTCTCAACCTGTCCGGCGCGCACGCCCCGTACTTCACCCGCAACGTCGTCGTCCTGGAGGACTCCGAGGGCCGCACCGGACTGGGCGAGGTGCCCGGCGGCGAGGCGATCACCCGGACCCTGCGCGACGCCGGGCCGCTGGTCGTCGGCGCCCGCGTCGGCGACTACCAGAAGGTCCTGCGCGCGATCGGAGCGGCGTTCGCCGACCGGGACGCCGGCGGACGCGGCGCGCAGACCTTCGACCAGCGCACCACCGTGCACGCGGTCACGGCCGTCGAGTCCGCCCTGCTCGACCTGCTCGGACAGCACCTGGAGGTGCCGGTCGCCGCCCTGCTCGGCGACGGCAAGCAGCGCGACACGGTCCGTATGCTCGGCTACCTCTTCTTCGTGGGCGACGCGGACCGCACCGGCCTGGACTACGTCCGCGACCCCGGCTCACCGGTCGACTGGTACCGCCTGCGATACGAGGAGGCACTCACCCCCGACGCGATCGTCCGGCAGGCCGAGGCCGCCCACGCCCTGTACGGCTTCCGGGACTTCAAGCTCAAGGGCGGCGTCCTGCCCGGACCTCGGGAGGTCGAGGCCGTCCGCGCGCTCAAGGACCGCTTCCCGGACGCGCGGATCACCCTGGACCCCAACGGCGCCTGGTCGCTGCGCGAGGCCGTCGAGCTGTGCCGTCCGCTCGTCGGCACCCTGGCCTACGCCGAGGACCCGTGCGGCGCGGAGGGCGGCTACTCGGGCCGGGAGGTGCTCGCGGAGTTCCGCCGGGCCACCGGACTGCCCACGGCCACCAACATGGTCGCCACCGACTGGCGGCAGCTGACCCACGCGCTCGCCCTGCAGTCGGTGTCCATCCCGCTGGCCGACCCGCACTTCTGGACGATGCAGGGTTCGGTGCGCGTCGCCCAGCTGTGCCACGCGTCGGGGCTGACCTGGGGGTGCCACTCCAACAACCACTTCGACATCTCGCTGGCGATGATGGCCCACTGCGGCGCCGCGGCACCGGGGGAGTACAACGCCCTGGACACCCACTGGATCTGGCAGGAGGGCCGCGAACGGCTCACTGTGGAACCGCCCAGGATCACCGGCGGCGAGGTCGCCGTGCCGGACACCCCCGGACTGGGTGTCCGGCTCGACCGCGACCGGCTCCTCGCCGCCCACGAACTCCACCGCGAGAAGGCCCTGTCGGGCCGGGACGACGCCGCCGGGATGCGGTACCTCGTCGAGGGCTGGACCTTCGACCCCAAGCGGCCCTGTCTCGTGCGCTGA
- a CDS encoding luciferase family protein yields the protein MTLAQRAMERLEVWPDLSAGPAGCGAGRALRSAHSEIVHFHSDRDVDLHLTLPAIQRFGRNLWESTAVRLVPGSRWVTLHLGCEADVDLLMSLVSVALKAHQGGPPPDGPPHWAACNFRRVTVLPRAEAG from the coding sequence ATGACACTGGCCCAACGCGCCATGGAACGCCTGGAAGTCTGGCCCGACCTCAGTGCGGGCCCGGCCGGCTGTGGCGCGGGGCGGGCCCTGCGCTCCGCCCACAGCGAGATCGTGCACTTCCACTCCGACCGGGACGTGGATCTGCATCTCACCCTGCCCGCGATCCAGCGTTTCGGGCGGAACCTGTGGGAGTCCACGGCGGTGCGGCTGGTGCCGGGGTCGCGCTGGGTGACGCTGCATCTGGGCTGCGAGGCGGACGTCGATCTGCTGATGAGCCTCGTCAGTGTCGCCCTGAAGGCCCATCAGGGCGGCCCGCCGCCCGACGGGCCGCCGCACTGGGCGGCCTGCAATTTCCGCCGGGTGACGGTCCTTCCGCGCGCCGAGGCCGGCTGA
- a CDS encoding TIGR03668 family PPOX class F420-dependent oxidoreductase yields the protein MPDMEQDEARERFAAERVARLATIAPSGRPHLVPVVFAVRGDDVVTAVDHKPKRTPRPARLHDIAVHPAVCLLADRYDDDWERLWWVRADGGARVLEPGAPGEEARAERETAVELLRGKYPQYVDRPPEGPVIVVSVLHWTGWKYGSAS from the coding sequence ATGCCGGACATGGAGCAGGACGAGGCACGGGAGCGGTTCGCCGCTGAGCGGGTCGCACGGCTGGCGACGATCGCGCCCTCGGGGCGCCCGCATCTGGTGCCGGTCGTCTTCGCGGTGCGCGGCGACGACGTGGTGACCGCCGTCGACCACAAGCCGAAGCGCACCCCCCGCCCGGCGCGGCTGCACGACATCGCCGTCCACCCGGCCGTCTGCCTGCTCGCGGACCGGTACGACGACGACTGGGAGCGGCTTTGGTGGGTGCGCGCCGACGGCGGCGCCCGCGTCCTCGAACCCGGCGCCCCCGGCGAGGAGGCCCGCGCGGAACGGGAGACGGCGGTGGAGCTGCTGCGGGGCAAGTACCCGCAGTACGTGGACCGGCCGCCCGAGGGACCGGTCATCGTGGTGTCCGTCCTGCACTGGACGGGCTGGAAGTACGGCTCGGCGAGCTGA
- a CDS encoding CaiB/BaiF CoA transferase family protein, whose amino-acid sequence MSTPRLPLAGITVVSLEQAVAAPYATRQLADLGARVIKVERPGAGDFARRYDTTVHGQSSYFVWLNRSKESLTLDLKSERGREILHGLLDGADVFVQNLAPGAAGRLGLGTAALAERWPRLIPCTISGYGTSGPWAGRKSYDLLVQCQTGLVSLTGDAGSGARVGISVADIAAGMYAYSGILTALFTRATTGSVHPVEVSLFEALAEWMGQPAYYTEYGGTQPERLGTQHPTLAPYGAFTAADGRQVLLSIQNEREWAVLCARFLGRPELTDDPRFATSSARVAHRAEVNAVVAERCARSGAEEILKELEDIGVACAGVNDVAAFLDHPVLAARGRWGTVDVPGGASVRALLPPADLVGVPARMDPVPAAGEHTDAILAELGHTPEEIAALRADGVV is encoded by the coding sequence ATGAGCACCCCGCGCCTCCCCCTCGCCGGCATCACCGTCGTCAGCCTCGAACAGGCCGTCGCCGCGCCCTACGCCACCCGGCAGCTCGCCGACCTCGGCGCGCGGGTGATCAAGGTGGAGCGGCCCGGCGCCGGGGACTTCGCCCGCCGGTACGACACCACCGTGCACGGGCAGTCCAGCTACTTCGTGTGGCTGAACCGCTCCAAGGAGTCCCTCACGCTGGACCTGAAGTCCGAGCGCGGGCGGGAGATCCTGCACGGGCTCCTGGACGGCGCCGACGTCTTCGTGCAGAACCTGGCACCGGGCGCGGCCGGCCGGCTCGGCCTCGGGACGGCGGCGCTCGCCGAGCGGTGGCCCCGGCTGATCCCCTGCACGATCTCCGGCTACGGCACCTCCGGGCCGTGGGCCGGCCGCAAGTCGTACGACCTGCTGGTGCAGTGCCAGACCGGGCTGGTGTCCCTGACCGGGGACGCCGGGAGCGGCGCCCGCGTCGGGATCTCCGTGGCGGACATCGCGGCCGGCATGTACGCCTACAGCGGCATCCTCACCGCGCTGTTCACCCGCGCCACCACGGGGTCCGTCCACCCGGTCGAGGTGTCCCTGTTCGAGGCGCTGGCGGAGTGGATGGGGCAGCCCGCCTACTACACGGAGTACGGCGGCACCCAGCCCGAGCGGCTGGGCACCCAGCACCCCACGCTCGCCCCGTACGGCGCGTTCACGGCGGCCGACGGGCGGCAGGTGCTGCTCTCCATCCAGAACGAGCGCGAGTGGGCGGTGCTCTGCGCCCGGTTCCTGGGGCGGCCCGAGCTGACCGACGACCCGCGGTTCGCGACGAGTTCGGCCCGGGTCGCGCACCGCGCCGAGGTCAACGCCGTCGTCGCCGAGCGCTGCGCCCGCTCGGGCGCCGAGGAGATCCTGAAGGAGCTGGAGGACATCGGCGTAGCCTGCGCGGGCGTCAACGACGTGGCCGCCTTCCTCGACCACCCGGTGCTGGCCGCCCGCGGCCGCTGGGGGACGGTGGACGTGCCGGGCGGCGCGAGCGTCCGCGCCCTGCTGCCTCCGGCCGACCTCGTGGGCGTGCCCGCGCGGATGGACCCGGTCCCCGCGGCCGGCGAGCACACCGACGCGATCCTCGCCGAACTCGGCCACACCCCCGAGGAGATCGCGGCCCTGCGCGCCGACGGCGTCGTCTGA
- a CDS encoding phosphoribosyltransferase produces the protein MSFRDRTHAGRELALRLAGGTGSGDPFDPVVLALPPGGVPVAAEVARALQAPLDVLVSGEISTPVRPETTIGALVADDPPLYDRNSLAMMHLSEDRLGDIVVNERNALHRREYRYRGRRPLPSVEGRTVVLVDDGLTTGLTATAALRFVRRHGPARLVLAVPVGSPRTVRALRAECDDLVCLVQPPGLHAVGEWYEDFGAVSDEEVTGTLHAFRTPV, from the coding sequence ATGTCCTTCCGCGACCGCACCCACGCCGGACGGGAACTGGCTCTGCGCCTGGCCGGCGGGACCGGTTCCGGCGATCCCTTCGACCCGGTCGTCCTGGCCCTGCCGCCCGGCGGTGTGCCCGTGGCGGCCGAGGTGGCCCGCGCGCTGCAGGCGCCCCTGGACGTCCTGGTCTCCGGGGAGATCAGCACGCCGGTCCGGCCGGAGACCACGATCGGCGCGCTCGTCGCCGACGACCCGCCGCTGTACGACCGCAACAGCCTGGCGATGATGCATCTGTCGGAGGACCGGCTCGGCGACATCGTCGTGAACGAGCGCAACGCGCTGCACCGGCGCGAGTACCGCTATCGCGGCCGGCGGCCGCTGCCGTCCGTCGAGGGCCGCACGGTCGTCCTCGTGGACGACGGGCTGACCACCGGGCTGACGGCCACCGCGGCGCTGCGGTTCGTACGCCGTCACGGGCCCGCGCGCCTGGTGCTGGCGGTCCCGGTCGGCAGCCCGCGCACGGTCCGCGCGCTGCGGGCCGAGTGCGACGACCTGGTCTGTCTCGTCCAGCCGCCCGGGCTGCACGCGGTCGGCGAGTGGTACGAGGACTTCGGCGCGGTCTCCGACGAGGAGGTCACCGGGACGCTGCACGCGTTCCGGACCCCCGTCTGA
- a CDS encoding SDR family oxidoreductase has product MTDPQHRQQDPATQHPQPDFPDQDQPHPGWTGPMDPPPDHGEDSYRGSGRLEGRATVITGGDSGIGRAVALAFAREGADVLFTHLDEEAEEARETARLVEEAGRKAVAVSCDIRDEDNCRALIERAVEEFGRIDVLVNNAAYQMSQPDGIEAISTEQFDRVMRTNLYGMFWLTKFAVPHIPEGGSVINTTSVQAYKPSPHLLDYATTKGAIVTFTQGLAQMLVERGIRVNAVAPGPVWTPLIPATLPDTAEFGKQSPMGRPAQPAELAPAYVYLASQEASFITAEIVNATGGTPLP; this is encoded by the coding sequence GTGACCGACCCGCAGCACCGGCAGCAAGACCCGGCCACCCAGCACCCGCAGCCCGACTTCCCCGACCAGGACCAGCCGCACCCGGGCTGGACCGGCCCGATGGACCCGCCGCCGGACCACGGTGAGGACAGCTACCGCGGCTCCGGCCGGCTGGAGGGCCGCGCGACCGTCATCACGGGCGGCGACTCCGGCATCGGACGGGCCGTCGCGCTGGCCTTCGCCCGGGAGGGCGCCGACGTCCTGTTCACCCATCTGGACGAGGAGGCCGAGGAGGCCCGCGAGACGGCACGGCTGGTCGAGGAGGCCGGCCGCAAGGCGGTCGCCGTGTCCTGCGACATCCGGGACGAGGACAACTGCCGGGCGCTGATCGAGCGTGCGGTCGAGGAGTTCGGGCGGATCGACGTGCTGGTGAACAACGCCGCCTACCAGATGTCCCAGCCGGACGGCATCGAGGCGATCAGCACCGAGCAGTTCGACCGCGTGATGCGCACCAACCTGTACGGGATGTTCTGGCTGACGAAGTTCGCCGTGCCGCACATCCCCGAGGGCGGCAGCGTCATCAACACGACGTCGGTCCAGGCGTACAAGCCGAGCCCGCATCTGCTCGACTACGCCACGACGAAGGGCGCGATCGTCACCTTCACCCAGGGGCTGGCCCAGATGCTGGTCGAGCGCGGCATCCGCGTGAACGCCGTCGCGCCGGGCCCGGTGTGGACGCCGCTGATCCCGGCGACGCTGCCCGACACGGCCGAGTTCGGCAAGCAGAGCCCCATGGGCCGCCCGGCCCAGCCGGCCGAGCTCGCCCCCGCCTACGTCTACCTCGCCTCCCAGGAGGCCAGTTTCATCACGGCGGAGATCGTCAACGCGACGGGCGGCACCCCGCTGCCGTAG
- a CDS encoding SseB family protein, which yields MTDPHFDNTAAATQDALRTVVEKGADQTALSTLADSEVLVPAAADGEGPGPAALTLPVFEQQDGTSLVPVFTSSARLEEAMPQTRRHHTVRLGALAHGWPSDELSLVIDAGSPEQLALTAQGVRALLDRDEDA from the coding sequence ATGACCGACCCCCACTTCGACAACACGGCAGCGGCCACGCAGGACGCCCTGCGCACGGTCGTGGAGAAGGGCGCCGACCAGACGGCGCTGAGCACACTGGCGGACAGCGAGGTGCTGGTGCCGGCCGCGGCGGACGGCGAGGGCCCGGGCCCGGCCGCCCTGACGCTCCCGGTGTTCGAACAGCAGGACGGCACCTCGCTGGTGCCGGTCTTCACGTCGTCGGCCCGGCTGGAGGAGGCCATGCCGCAGACGCGCCGGCACCACACGGTCCGGCTCGGCGCGCTGGCCCACGGCTGGCCCTCCGACGAGCTGTCCCTGGTGATCGACGCCGGGTCGCCCGAGCAGCTCGCGCTGACCGCGCAGGGCGTACGGGCGCTGCTCGACCGCGACGAGGACGCCTGA
- a CDS encoding LLM class F420-dependent oxidoreductase yields MRVGVHISRFDHPGGGPALGAELAAVGAAAEAGGVSRLSVMDHYFQMEFNDRAEDPMLEAYTTLGYLAAHTSTVRLGALVTGVTYRHPGLLAKIVTTLDVLSGGRATLGIGAAWYEREHVGLGVPFPPVAERFERLEETLRICLRMWDPQADGPFEGRHFRLAETLNVPAPLSSPRPEIMIGGGGEMKTLRLVARYADACNLFATSPKEVAHKLDVLRRHCDTEGRDYDAIRRTLVYGGEAAGRGDLDAFTRDAEEYTGLGIDTMILSPGTGRPAAFVEEFAAPAVPRLAALG; encoded by the coding sequence ATGCGGGTGGGTGTGCACATCAGCCGGTTCGACCACCCCGGAGGCGGTCCGGCGCTCGGCGCCGAACTCGCCGCCGTGGGCGCCGCCGCCGAGGCGGGCGGGGTCAGCCGGCTGTCGGTGATGGACCATTACTTCCAGATGGAGTTCAACGACCGCGCCGAGGACCCGATGCTGGAGGCGTACACGACCCTCGGCTACCTCGCGGCCCACACCTCCACGGTGCGGCTCGGGGCGCTGGTGACCGGTGTGACGTACCGGCATCCCGGCCTGCTGGCGAAGATCGTGACGACCCTCGACGTGCTGTCCGGGGGCCGGGCCACGCTCGGCATCGGCGCGGCCTGGTACGAGCGGGAGCACGTGGGGCTCGGCGTGCCCTTCCCGCCGGTCGCCGAGCGGTTCGAACGGCTGGAGGAGACCCTGCGGATCTGCCTGCGGATGTGGGACCCGCAGGCCGACGGCCCGTTCGAGGGCCGGCATTTCCGGCTCGCCGAGACCCTGAACGTCCCGGCGCCGCTCTCCTCGCCCCGTCCCGAGATCATGATCGGCGGGGGCGGCGAGATGAAGACGCTGCGGCTGGTGGCCCGGTACGCCGACGCGTGCAACCTCTTCGCCACCTCGCCGAAGGAGGTCGCGCACAAGCTCGACGTGCTGCGCCGCCACTGCGACACCGAGGGGCGCGACTACGACGCGATCCGCAGGACGCTCGTCTACGGCGGTGAGGCCGCGGGCCGGGGGGACCTGGACGCCTTCACCCGGGACGCCGAGGAGTACACGGGGCTCGGGATCGACACGATGATCCTGTCGCCGGGCACGGGACGGCCGGCGGCGTTCGTCGAGGAGTTCGCGGCTCCCGCCGTGCCGCGGCTGGCCGCTCTGGGCTGA